In one window of Ovis aries strain OAR_USU_Benz2616 breed Rambouillet chromosome 5, ARS-UI_Ramb_v3.0, whole genome shotgun sequence DNA:
- the LOC105615356 gene encoding non-histone chromosomal protein HMG-14-like: MAPLDPIGHLLPYAHPAARVPQGKVSSSSGVETEEPVRRPGRLSTKPTPAQVETKPKKATGEDESSDRKVRAKGERGAKGKQVEMATQETEDLPASDGEAENKESPASDGAGKKEGTCD, translated from the exons ATGGCCCCACTGGATCCTATAGGACACCTCCTAC CATATGCCCACCCTGCTGCCAGGGTGCCCCAGGGGAAGGTCAGCTCCTCATCAGGGGTGGAGACGGAGGAGCCCGTGAGGAGACCTGGGAGGCTGTCAACTAAACCTACTCCTGCCCAAGTGGAAACAAAGCCAAAGAAGGCAACAGGAGAGGATGAATCTTCAGATAGAAAGGTGCGAgcaaaaggggaaaggggagcaaAGGGAAAACAGGTGGAAATGGCCACCCAAGAGACTGAAGATTTACCTGCGTCAGATGGAGAGGCTGAAAACAAGGAGAGCCCAGCCTCTGATggagcaggaaagaaagaaggtaCGTGTGATTAA